From Haloarcula hispanica ATCC 33960, the proteins below share one genomic window:
- a CDS encoding rod shape-determining protein, translated as MSDEDADDGTGSESDAGVSSDGAAAVPVGVKLGSTRTVIALPGEHGTENRIIKTLTCMATYEDALTGEEKILYGEEAAREYPDRVEYMLRSGLPEDADRAEMTKTFFEAIIEEHDIPANSGVVYAIPTIDNPTGLENLQNVIENSSIGLELVESYPESLCGSIPAFGDDLEAIDEIFVAVNMGSTNLEASAYRRGEQLSPFTTGAVTGNEVDRMIANYVEEETQGRVNIDNQTAREYKEEHADFVDFEPFTDIIQQPGGGSHEFTIERSVMDAVNEYLDDAVDELANTFLPELANDYMKVYQLALDRPIAITGGMACIPGIVDEFEERLSAELNRDIEVIAADEPDVAPTIGAQRIAARLVETN; from the coding sequence ATGAGTGACGAGGATGCGGACGACGGCACCGGGTCCGAATCGGACGCCGGTGTGTCGTCGGACGGCGCTGCCGCTGTTCCGGTCGGGGTCAAACTCGGGAGCACCCGGACCGTCATTGCCCTGCCGGGCGAACACGGCACGGAGAACCGAATCATCAAGACACTGACGTGCATGGCGACGTACGAGGACGCCCTGACCGGCGAGGAGAAGATCCTCTACGGCGAGGAAGCGGCCCGCGAGTATCCGGACCGCGTCGAGTACATGCTTCGGTCGGGACTCCCCGAGGACGCCGACCGGGCCGAGATGACCAAGACGTTCTTCGAGGCGATAATCGAGGAGCATGACATTCCGGCAAACAGCGGCGTCGTGTACGCCATCCCGACTATCGACAACCCGACCGGGCTGGAGAACCTGCAGAACGTCATCGAGAACTCCTCGATCGGGCTGGAACTCGTCGAGAGCTATCCGGAGTCGCTGTGTGGCTCCATTCCGGCCTTCGGTGACGACCTGGAAGCCATCGACGAGATCTTCGTCGCCGTCAACATGGGGTCGACGAACCTCGAAGCCTCCGCGTACCGCCGCGGTGAACAGCTCTCTCCGTTCACGACGGGTGCGGTGACCGGGAACGAGGTCGACCGGATGATCGCCAACTACGTCGAGGAGGAGACCCAGGGCCGGGTCAACATTGACAATCAGACTGCCCGCGAATATAAGGAGGAACACGCCGACTTCGTCGATTTCGAGCCGTTCACGGACATCATCCAGCAGCCCGGCGGCGGCTCACACGAGTTCACCATCGAGCGCTCGGTGATGGACGCGGTCAACGAGTACCTCGACGATGCTGTCGACGAACTGGCGAACACGTTCTTGCCGGAGCTGGCGAACGACTACATGAAGGTGTACCAGCTAGCACTGGACCGGCCGATCGCCATCACCGGCGGCATGGCCTGTATCCCCGGCATCGTCGACGAGTTCGAGGAGCGACTCAGTGCGGAGCTGAACCGCGACATCGAAGTCATCGCCGCCGACGAACCGGACGTCGCGCCGACCATCGGCGCACAGCGGATCGCGGCGCGTCTCGTCGAGACCAACTAG
- a CDS encoding phytoene/squalene synthase family protein, whose product MSQNHTDRSSSEDIEWCYDAVHRVSRTFSLTISELNEPMARDICLGYLLCRVADTIEDAGHLPPAVQTELLQTYSRSLEPSSGTTVSSFHDAVEEWIPTTTNADWEVVENAGRIVDVFHTLDDHSTQTIRGPVRELVDGMAMFVDRYADAGGLRIKTLDELEEYCWYAAGTVGTLVTGLVSHEATDEQIAQMEENARSFALLLQLVNVAKDAATDMEEENNVYLPLELLHEQGLDHSDVSDTDNVDSLVPVIEQVTKRAEGYLDDAQAWLEAMPETRGNTLSAWAIPFLLAVGTIRELRERPADVIEQGNVKISREEVHSVTQQFGGDGDPSIGELRAKIRQQPLHQY is encoded by the coding sequence ATGTCTCAGAACCACACAGACCGGTCGTCTTCGGAAGACATCGAGTGGTGCTACGATGCCGTCCATCGTGTGTCGCGGACGTTTAGTCTCACAATTTCGGAACTCAACGAACCGATGGCCCGGGACATCTGTCTGGGCTATCTTCTCTGCCGCGTGGCTGACACGATCGAGGACGCCGGCCACCTCCCTCCAGCGGTACAGACCGAACTCCTGCAGACGTACAGCCGCTCGCTCGAACCGTCGAGCGGGACGACCGTGTCGTCGTTCCACGACGCCGTCGAGGAGTGGATTCCCACGACGACGAACGCTGACTGGGAAGTCGTCGAGAATGCGGGCCGTATCGTCGACGTGTTTCACACGCTTGACGACCACTCCACGCAGACCATCCGCGGGCCGGTCCGGGAGCTCGTCGATGGGATGGCGATGTTCGTCGACCGCTACGCCGACGCCGGCGGACTTCGAATCAAGACGCTGGACGAACTCGAAGAGTACTGCTGGTACGCCGCCGGCACCGTCGGCACGCTGGTGACCGGGCTGGTCTCCCACGAAGCCACAGACGAGCAGATCGCCCAGATGGAGGAAAACGCCCGCTCGTTTGCCCTCCTGCTCCAGCTCGTCAACGTCGCCAAGGACGCCGCGACGGACATGGAAGAGGAGAACAACGTCTATCTCCCGCTTGAACTGCTCCACGAGCAGGGGCTCGACCACAGCGACGTGAGCGACACCGACAACGTCGACTCGCTGGTCCCCGTCATCGAGCAGGTCACCAAGCGAGCGGAGGGGTACCTCGACGACGCGCAGGCGTGGCTCGAAGCCATGCCGGAGACCCGCGGAAACACGCTCTCCGCGTGGGCGATTCCGTTCCTGCTTGCCGTCGGGACGATCCGCGAACTCCGCGAACGGCCCGCCGACGTCATCGAGCAGGGGAACGTCAAGATCTCCCGCGAGGAGGTCCACTCCGTGACACAGCAGTTCGGCGGCGACGGCGACCCTTCAATCGGGGAGTTGCGGGCGAAAATCCGCCAGCAGCCGCTCCACCAGTACTGA
- a CDS encoding DUF6653 family protein, producing the protein MTAPLPNSVRDWFWSRHSNPKSGWSRVPTGAVIVYAVYQRRWRLLTAALLWTAINPILFAPPDTEDAWMTRAVLAERWWLREQDNGTMGLDYPNVCNTGGALASAIALYAAWRRRPVSAAAATLAMSGLKLWWLREIVQQYDKRGPE; encoded by the coding sequence ATGACAGCACCACTACCGAACAGCGTACGGGACTGGTTCTGGAGCCGCCACTCGAACCCCAAGAGCGGCTGGTCGCGCGTTCCGACCGGCGCTGTCATTGTGTACGCAGTGTATCAGCGTCGCTGGCGACTCTTGACCGCGGCGCTGCTGTGGACAGCTATCAACCCAATCCTGTTCGCGCCGCCGGACACCGAGGACGCTTGGATGACCCGCGCCGTGCTGGCAGAGCGGTGGTGGCTCAGGGAGCAGGACAACGGAACGATGGGCCTCGATTATCCGAACGTCTGTAACACCGGCGGCGCGCTGGCGTCGGCCATCGCTCTGTACGCTGCCTGGCGTCGCCGACCGGTCAGCGCCGCGGCCGCCACGCTGGCGATGAGCGGGCTGAAGCTCTGGTGGCTCCGTGAGATCGTACAGCAGTACGACAAACGCGGCCCGGAGTAG
- a CDS encoding ParA family protein, translating to MMNRQSETGPARFCVTNAKGGTGKTTVAINVAGALNDRGRDVLFIDLDPQGNATEGVGLVEAYDADPPTLFDALTGDPSALGELICEGEEMDVIPSSIDMLQAEHELTIADLIARVNTQGGDIDQAALASFAINITPEMVTGSHALDTLDRALSTLDAEYDYVIIDCPPFYGKLTDTGMYAAQNVLIPALTEATSERAIELLMDQMAAMERQTDASINTLGVVANRVETTSEDETMLEWFNMAFPDSPVWEVRKRVALQRAFSAGQSIFATEESCDMAAVFEDIAAELDEQFGFTDTEVPA from the coding sequence ATGATGAACCGGCAATCAGAAACCGGTCCAGCCCGCTTCTGTGTGACCAACGCGAAAGGCGGGACCGGAAAGACGACAGTTGCTATCAACGTAGCCGGTGCACTGAACGACCGCGGCCGGGACGTCCTCTTTATCGACCTCGATCCCCAGGGCAACGCCACGGAAGGCGTGGGCCTCGTCGAGGCGTACGACGCCGACCCGCCGACGCTGTTCGACGCACTGACTGGCGACCCATCGGCGCTGGGTGAGCTTATCTGCGAAGGCGAGGAGATGGACGTGATCCCCTCCAGCATCGATATGCTCCAGGCCGAGCACGAACTGACCATCGCCGACCTCATCGCCCGGGTCAACACCCAGGGCGGGGATATCGATCAGGCCGCGCTGGCCTCGTTCGCGATCAACATCACGCCGGAGATGGTCACGGGGTCACACGCGCTCGACACGCTCGACCGGGCGCTGTCGACGCTCGATGCCGAGTACGACTACGTTATCATCGACTGCCCGCCGTTCTACGGGAAGCTGACTGACACCGGCATGTACGCCGCACAGAACGTCCTCATTCCCGCACTGACTGAAGCCACCTCCGAGCGAGCCATCGAACTGCTGATGGACCAGATGGCCGCGATGGAGCGCCAGACCGACGCGTCGATCAACACGCTCGGTGTCGTCGCCAATCGGGTCGAGACCACGTCCGAGGACGAGACGATGCTCGAATGGTTCAACATGGCGTTCCCGGACAGTCCCGTCTGGGAGGTCCGCAAACGGGTGGCGCTTCAGCGGGCGTTCAGCGCCGGTCAGTCTATCTTCGCGACCGAGGAATCGTGTGACATGGCGGCTGTCTTCGAGGACATCGCCGCTGAACTCGACGAGCAGTTCGGCTTTACCGACACAGAGGTACCAGCATGA
- a CDS encoding glycoside hydrolase family 68 protein: MTNEALGEGRPGTKGRAGWTREQASRIERTDDTVAPIVYPPATEQIPEVHIWDTWFLRNRDGTLATVDGYRVCFSLTAPSDLLPGKRHDVATIRCFYSDDGRNWHNAGPVFEDALGQRQWAGSALYDDDGSVYLFYTAAGEEGADDLTYTQRIVGAGGGSIDTADGFVLSGPWTHHELLQPDGDRYEREDQSRGMIYTFRDPWFFEDPETGETWLLFEANTPVPEGSDVCGGDAALQEFNGSVGVARSPTGDPLEWDLEDPLLDAVGVNQELERPHIVYRDGLYYLFISSHLHTFAPGLEGFDALYGFVAEDLRGDYVPLNESGLVATNPENAPFQSYSWMAFPHDDEVLVQSFFNYYDFDGDTLDEIAHLSESDQMRRFGGSLGPTLRLDVEGSRTRIIGNLGHWHIPLDGETLPLTDRELIRRGKGNETRAGSYGTRTETGTESK; encoded by the coding sequence ATGACAAACGAGGCGCTCGGCGAGGGTCGTCCCGGAACGAAGGGGCGCGCCGGGTGGACACGCGAGCAGGCGAGTCGGATCGAGCGGACCGACGACACCGTTGCCCCCATCGTCTACCCGCCCGCGACCGAACAGATTCCGGAGGTCCACATCTGGGATACCTGGTTCCTCCGCAACCGCGACGGCACGCTGGCGACGGTCGACGGCTATCGGGTCTGTTTCTCGCTGACGGCTCCGTCCGACCTGTTGCCCGGCAAGCGCCACGACGTGGCGACCATCCGCTGTTTCTACTCCGATGACGGTCGCAACTGGCACAACGCCGGCCCGGTGTTCGAGGACGCACTGGGCCAGCGCCAGTGGGCCGGGTCCGCGCTGTACGACGACGACGGCAGTGTCTATCTATTTTATACTGCAGCCGGCGAGGAGGGAGCCGACGACCTGACCTACACGCAGCGCATCGTCGGCGCGGGCGGCGGCAGCATCGACACGGCAGACGGGTTCGTGCTTTCGGGTCCGTGGACCCACCACGAACTGCTCCAGCCAGACGGCGACCGTTACGAGCGCGAAGACCAGTCTCGCGGGATGATATACACCTTCCGCGACCCGTGGTTCTTCGAGGACCCCGAGACAGGCGAGACGTGGCTCCTGTTCGAAGCGAACACGCCGGTTCCGGAGGGGAGCGACGTCTGTGGTGGCGACGCCGCGTTACAGGAGTTCAACGGGAGCGTGGGCGTCGCCCGCTCGCCGACGGGCGACCCGCTGGAGTGGGACCTCGAAGACCCGCTGCTGGACGCCGTCGGCGTCAACCAGGAACTCGAACGGCCCCATATCGTGTATCGAGACGGCCTGTACTACCTGTTCATCTCCAGCCACCTCCACACGTTCGCGCCGGGACTGGAGGGGTTCGACGCGCTGTACGGCTTCGTCGCAGAGGATCTCCGCGGTGACTACGTTCCGCTGAACGAGTCCGGCCTCGTCGCCACGAACCCCGAGAACGCGCCGTTCCAGTCCTACTCGTGGATGGCGTTTCCCCACGACGACGAGGTACTGGTCCAGAGTTTCTTCAACTACTACGACTTCGACGGCGACACGCTGGACGAGATCGCCCATCTGTCCGAATCCGATCAGATGCGCCGGTTCGGCGGCTCGCTCGGCCCGACGCTCCGGCTCGATGTCGAGGGGAGCCGAACGCGTATCATCGGAAATCTCGGGCACTGGCACATCCCGCTGGACGGCGAGACGCTGCCGCTGACGGACAGGGAACTGATCCGGCGCGGGAAGGGTAACGAGACCAGGGCCGGGAGCTACGGGACCCGAACCGAGACTGGCACCGAGTCAAAGTAA
- a CDS encoding NAD(P)/FAD-dependent oxidoreductase: MADVAVVGGGPAGLSAAQYAAKNDLETITFDTDESWMHKAHLFNYPGVRSISGDEFLTIARGQTRDRGATLHETEVTDIEQTDDGFVLSTADDEYTAEYVVLATGGDRSLAEDLGCEFTDEDVVNVTVDMETSVENVYATGAMGRAEKWQAVIAAGDGAAAVLDILSKEKGEYYHDFDMPSDVPEL, encoded by the coding sequence ATGGCAGATGTAGCAGTTGTCGGCGGCGGCCCCGCCGGATTGAGTGCGGCACAGTACGCTGCGAAGAACGACCTCGAAACGATCACTTTCGACACGGACGAGTCGTGGATGCACAAGGCACACCTGTTCAACTACCCCGGCGTGCGATCCATCAGCGGCGACGAGTTCCTCACCATCGCTCGCGGGCAGACCCGCGACCGTGGCGCGACGCTGCACGAGACGGAAGTCACCGATATCGAACAGACCGACGACGGGTTCGTCCTGTCGACAGCCGACGACGAGTACACCGCGGAGTACGTCGTCCTCGCGACTGGTGGCGACCGGAGCCTCGCCGAGGACCTCGGCTGTGAATTCACCGATGAGGATGTCGTCAACGTGACCGTCGACATGGAAACGTCGGTCGAGAACGTGTACGCGACCGGTGCGATGGGTCGGGCGGAGAAGTGGCAGGCAGTCATCGCGGCCGGTGACGGCGCGGCCGCCGTCCTCGACATTCTCTCGAAGGAAAAGGGCGAGTACTACCACGACTTCGACATGCCGTCGGACGTGCCGGAACTCTAA
- a CDS encoding FlaD/FlaE family flagellar protein, whose protein sequence is MTINPRDYDLDELRKMARQRGNGMSDEDVPDPTGLDMGLDDSDEEVLAGSSFRSGLYRELLPFLGGDANEKPYLETLPETYAAEFVVFEWLEFLLMHSGYQGADEALDYYRSIDWITEDVQDDLSDYLLGIDESATNDDNELSVDDHMLSLVYVAKLTAMT, encoded by the coding sequence ATGACCATCAACCCGCGCGATTACGACCTCGACGAGTTACGGAAGATGGCTCGTCAGCGGGGGAACGGGATGAGCGACGAAGACGTCCCGGACCCGACGGGCCTCGACATGGGGCTTGACGACTCCGACGAAGAGGTGCTTGCGGGGAGTTCGTTCCGCTCCGGGCTGTACCGTGAACTGCTGCCGTTCCTCGGCGGCGACGCCAACGAGAAGCCCTATCTCGAAACATTGCCCGAGACCTACGCCGCGGAGTTCGTGGTCTTCGAGTGGCTGGAGTTCCTGCTGATGCACTCCGGGTATCAGGGGGCCGACGAAGCGCTCGATTACTACCGCTCTATCGACTGGATCACCGAGGACGTACAGGACGACCTCTCGGACTATCTGCTCGGCATCGACGAGTCGGCGACGAACGACGACAACGAACTGAGCGTCGACGACCACATGCTGAGTCTCGTCTACGTCGCGAAGCTCACTGCGATGACGTAA
- a CDS encoding TRAM domain-containing protein: MEPIWLAAGGAALAVGLALAFAITRRSSSSASKRAHEAAQEREPPVELGETYEFGVAEFTDHHSGDRVAVGKVEGFVLFTEDVPSSVSAGDVIRAKVLSFNRDHTSADARFVERA, encoded by the coding sequence ATGGAACCGATCTGGCTCGCCGCCGGCGGGGCCGCCCTCGCCGTGGGCCTCGCGCTGGCGTTTGCGATCACCCGCCGCTCGTCCAGCAGTGCATCGAAACGAGCCCACGAGGCCGCACAGGAGCGAGAACCGCCGGTCGAACTCGGCGAGACCTACGAGTTCGGGGTCGCCGAGTTCACCGACCACCACTCCGGCGACCGCGTCGCCGTCGGGAAGGTCGAGGGGTTCGTCCTGTTCACCGAGGACGTGCCGTCGTCGGTGTCGGCCGGCGACGTGATCCGGGCGAAGGTACTGTCGTTCAACCGAGATCACACCTCCGCCGACGCTCGGTTCGTCGAACGCGCGTGA
- a CDS encoding TetR/AcrR family transcriptional regulator, which produces MSESDGQTTPQDTREVIMEATFRALSKHGYKDLRVRDIGEEMDMSRQVIHYHFDGKYDLISSFLEYIIDQYEGSVEVDDETDPRAELDVRIDRCLFGPEFDDFSHWDRMKVYHELYAYAQNDDEHRALFNEHYDRLRESIATVIEDGIEQGAFRDVDAELMGQLITDVIHAARGRRIALGHEDAPDEAKRAINDFILDSLYPPQ; this is translated from the coding sequence ATGAGCGAATCGGACGGGCAGACCACGCCACAGGACACCCGCGAGGTCATCATGGAGGCCACCTTTCGGGCGCTGAGCAAGCACGGCTACAAGGACTTGCGGGTCCGGGACATCGGCGAGGAGATGGACATGTCCCGGCAGGTGATTCACTATCATTTCGACGGCAAGTACGACCTCATCTCTTCGTTTCTGGAGTACATCATCGATCAGTACGAGGGCAGCGTCGAAGTCGACGACGAGACCGATCCCCGCGCAGAGCTCGATGTGCGCATCGACCGGTGCCTGTTCGGCCCGGAGTTCGACGACTTCTCGCACTGGGACCGGATGAAGGTGTACCACGAACTGTACGCCTACGCCCAAAACGACGACGAGCACCGGGCGCTGTTCAACGAGCACTACGACCGGCTTCGCGAAAGCATCGCCACGGTCATCGAGGACGGGATCGAGCAGGGCGCGTTTCGCGATGTCGACGCCGAACTGATGGGGCAGCTTATCACAGACGTGATTCACGCGGCCCGGGGTCGACGGATCGCCCTCGGCCACGAGGACGCACCCGACGAGGCAAAGCGCGCCATCAACGACTTCATTCTGGACTCGCTGTACCCGCCGCAGTAG
- a CDS encoding DoxX family membrane protein, protein MAPELNVVLLVAGRVLFGGVLAFTGLSHFTQTEQMAGYAEYKGLPAPKFSVLASGGLLILGGLGVTVGVFPVVAAVALAAFLIVSAVAMHDFWAVPDEDRQDELNSFLKNVTLAGGALVVAASATGTWALSVGISPV, encoded by the coding sequence ATGGCACCCGAACTCAACGTCGTGTTGCTCGTCGCCGGCCGTGTCCTCTTCGGCGGCGTGCTCGCCTTTACGGGCCTGAGCCACTTCACACAGACAGAACAGATGGCCGGCTACGCCGAGTACAAGGGCCTCCCGGCCCCCAAATTCTCCGTCCTCGCGTCCGGTGGGCTCCTCATCCTCGGTGGACTCGGTGTGACCGTGGGCGTCTTCCCGGTCGTCGCGGCAGTCGCCCTCGCAGCGTTCCTCATCGTCTCGGCGGTTGCGATGCACGACTTCTGGGCCGTGCCGGACGAGGACCGACAGGACGAACTGAACAGCTTCCTGAAGAACGTGACGCTCGCTGGCGGGGCACTCGTCGTCGCGGCGTCCGCAACCGGAACGTGGGCGCTCAGCGTCGGTATCAGCCCCGTCTAA
- a CDS encoding GH32 C-terminal domain-containing protein, with amino-acid sequence MGNSPRIGCLYADTCTDEQAAAYDWCQEAVDDAERCALSSVEPTEYDVLWWHRDELFDERALADAPALAAYVRDGGSLLLTLSALSAVEPLGFDDVAPDAVGWEEIPEPTGHLWQALYADHPIHADYDTLRVHTRGAGVTIPYARYESIAPQSGDVLASTVRGDTDVVKQMSILSWEPGAGQVLGIGSSVAFAQPTHDVCRGNRETLIENALGFLATADRHPLTGRPKDVDTFGQLRERLGDDPSRPSYHVTPPANWLNDPNGLIHWNGRYHLFYQYNPAGPFHNTIHWGHAVSDDLVHWEDRPVALTPSPDGPDRDGCWSGCAVDDGGVPTVLYTGGRDKRQLPCIATAADDDLTAWDKDPDNPIIEELPTEPEVLRTEDWEGEFRDHCVWREDGTWYQLIGAGIEGGGGAALLYESSDLRNWEYQGPILTGDRDTAGTVWECPELLDFGDRQLLHISNYEDVVYFLGTYEDGEFDADRRDKLDHGDFYAPQSMWTDDGRILTWGWLPEARDVSGQWNAGWSGAMSLPRELSLADDGGLCQRPAPELTELRGDNTSYDVVRLDAGDTEQLPVESRSFELRATVRLEDAEAVELSVLESPDGEERTPIRYTYESEVAIDRSASSTDPQATGDTQWMRVRPYDAPLSLRVFVDGSVVEVFANERHCLTSRVYPTRDDATGISLSADGGRATIASLDVWDLDSVW; translated from the coding sequence ATGGGAAATTCGCCACGCATCGGCTGTCTCTACGCCGACACCTGTACAGACGAGCAGGCGGCGGCGTACGACTGGTGTCAGGAGGCAGTCGACGATGCCGAGCGATGCGCGCTCTCGTCGGTCGAGCCGACCGAGTACGATGTCCTCTGGTGGCATCGGGACGAACTGTTCGACGAGCGAGCGCTGGCCGACGCGCCGGCCCTGGCCGCGTACGTTCGTGACGGCGGCTCGCTCCTGCTGACACTGAGCGCGCTCTCGGCCGTCGAACCGCTCGGGTTCGACGACGTCGCGCCCGACGCCGTCGGCTGGGAGGAGATTCCGGAGCCGACCGGACACCTCTGGCAGGCCCTGTACGCCGACCACCCAATCCACGCGGACTACGACACCCTTCGCGTCCACACCCGCGGGGCCGGCGTGACGATCCCCTACGCCAGATACGAATCCATCGCGCCCCAGTCCGGGGACGTGCTCGCGAGTACGGTCCGTGGCGACACTGACGTGGTCAAGCAGATGTCGATTCTTTCCTGGGAGCCCGGGGCCGGGCAGGTGCTGGGCATCGGGTCGTCCGTAGCGTTCGCCCAGCCGACCCACGACGTGTGCCGGGGCAACCGCGAGACGCTCATCGAGAACGCGCTGGGATTCCTGGCGACGGCCGACCGGCACCCGCTGACCGGCCGTCCGAAGGACGTCGACACGTTCGGGCAGTTGCGTGAGCGGCTCGGCGATGACCCGAGTCGCCCGTCTTACCACGTAACGCCGCCGGCGAACTGGCTCAACGACCCGAACGGGCTCATCCACTGGAACGGGCGCTACCACCTGTTCTACCAGTACAACCCGGCCGGGCCGTTCCACAACACGATTCACTGGGGCCACGCCGTCAGCGACGACCTCGTCCACTGGGAGGACCGCCCGGTCGCGCTTACGCCCTCGCCGGACGGCCCGGACCGGGACGGCTGCTGGTCCGGCTGTGCGGTCGACGACGGCGGCGTCCCGACCGTGCTGTACACGGGCGGCCGGGACAAACGCCAGCTTCCCTGCATCGCCACCGCAGCGGACGACGACCTCACGGCCTGGGACAAGGACCCGGACAACCCCATCATCGAGGAACTGCCGACGGAACCGGAGGTGCTCCGCACCGAGGACTGGGAGGGGGAGTTCCGGGACCACTGTGTCTGGCGCGAGGACGGAACCTGGTACCAGCTCATCGGAGCGGGCATCGAGGGAGGCGGCGGAGCGGCCCTGCTGTATGAGTCCTCCGACCTCCGGAACTGGGAGTACCAGGGCCCGATTCTCACCGGCGACCGCGACACCGCCGGGACCGTCTGGGAATGCCCGGAGCTGCTCGATTTCGGGGACCGACAGCTCCTCCACATCTCGAACTACGAGGACGTGGTGTACTTCCTCGGGACGTACGAGGACGGCGAGTTCGACGCCGACCGCCGCGACAAGCTCGACCACGGCGACTTCTACGCCCCGCAGTCGATGTGGACCGACGACGGCCGCATCCTGACTTGGGGGTGGCTCCCCGAGGCCCGTGACGTGAGCGGGCAGTGGAACGCCGGCTGGTCCGGCGCGATGTCGCTGCCCCGGGAGCTGTCCCTGGCCGACGACGGCGGCCTGTGCCAGCGGCCGGCCCCCGAACTCACCGAGCTACGGGGCGACAACACCAGTTACGACGTGGTGCGCCTCGACGCGGGCGACACCGAGCAGTTGCCGGTTGAGAGCCGGTCGTTCGAGCTCCGCGCCACGGTTCGACTTGAGGACGCCGAAGCCGTCGAACTGTCCGTCCTCGAATCGCCGGACGGCGAGGAGCGGACGCCGATCAGATACACCTACGAAAGCGAGGTCGCCATCGACCGGTCGGCCTCAAGCACTGATCCGCAGGCAACCGGCGACACCCAGTGGATGCGAGTTCGACCGTACGACGCGCCGCTGTCGCTGCGCGTCTTCGTCGACGGGAGCGTCGTCGAGGTGTTCGCCAACGAACGGCACTGCCTGACCAGCCGCGTGTATCCGACCCGCGATGATGCGACCGGCATCTCGCTGTCGGCCGACGGCGGTCGCGCCACTATCGCGTCGCTGGACGTCTGGGACCTGGACTCTGTCTGGTAA
- a CDS encoding chemotaxis protein CheW has translation MSDDERMDRAERIRQMREGNKAETTDDTEETNDASADGSGEQPTDEGETEETATEVATTDSAAASDDAADETATADEQAADDGGSDTGSDGATTDQSDTDAMAAAQRAAEASAQVTPENVAAGGADQPTDDLSASASPMQGPTGVELPDQELIEEAMASDNTATTEGGARAAAIDDDATQTEELVRVLEFALGDEYYCLDIDYVEEIVKRETVTRVPNTEDYVEGVVDLRGQITTILNPKEMMDIDSDGTENLIVVFDAGVFEEQGAMGWIVDEVRQVVPVAESEVNTAPVDGEYINGVVDRDEEDEFVIWIEPDDVLGNATADGED, from the coding sequence ATGAGTGACGACGAACGTATGGACAGGGCGGAGCGCATCCGGCAGATGCGCGAGGGGAACAAGGCAGAAACTACCGACGACACTGAGGAGACAAACGACGCCTCCGCGGACGGCTCCGGTGAGCAGCCCACCGACGAGGGCGAAACCGAGGAGACAGCAACCGAGGTAGCCACCACGGACTCAGCGGCCGCCAGCGATGACGCGGCTGACGAAACGGCTACTGCCGATGAACAGGCCGCCGACGACGGCGGTAGCGATACTGGCTCCGACGGCGCAACGACTGATCAGAGCGACACTGACGCGATGGCCGCCGCACAGCGAGCGGCAGAGGCCTCGGCCCAGGTAACTCCCGAGAACGTCGCCGCCGGTGGTGCCGACCAGCCGACGGACGACCTGTCGGCGTCGGCCAGCCCGATGCAGGGACCGACCGGCGTTGAGTTGCCGGACCAGGAACTCATCGAGGAGGCGATGGCGTCGGACAACACCGCCACGACCGAGGGTGGCGCTCGCGCCGCGGCTATCGACGACGACGCGACCCAGACAGAAGAACTGGTCCGGGTACTCGAGTTCGCGCTCGGTGACGAGTACTACTGTCTCGATATCGACTACGTCGAGGAGATCGTCAAGCGCGAAACGGTCACCCGCGTTCCCAACACCGAAGACTACGTCGAGGGCGTCGTCGACCTCCGCGGGCAGATTACGACGATCCTCAACCCCAAGGAGATGATGGACATCGACAGCGACGGGACTGAGAACCTCATCGTCGTCTTCGACGCAGGTGTGTTCGAGGAACAGGGCGCAATGGGCTGGATCGTCGACGAGGTCCGGCAGGTCGTGCCTGTCGCCGAATCCGAAGTGAACACCGCCCCGGTCGACGGCGAGTACATCAACGGCGTCGTCGACCGCGACGAGGAAGATGAGTTCGTCATCTGGATCGAACCCGACGACGTGCTCGGGAACGCGACCGCGGACGGCGAGGACTGA